One region of Podospora bellae-mahoneyi strain CBS 112042 chromosome 1 map unlocalized CBS112042p_1.2, whole genome shotgun sequence genomic DNA includes:
- a CDS encoding uncharacterized protein (antiSMASH:Cluster_1; COG:E; SMCOG1271:2-isopropylmalate synthase; EggNog:ENOG503NVRE) has translation MHNGLTQAWRTSETLFPNREERVKKYTPFPALHFPERKWPQKTLTKPPRWLSTDLRDGNQALVQPMDGDAKLRFFQHLVKFGYKEIEVSYPSASQTEFDFTRRLITTGVIPDDVWIQVMAPCREELIRTTIEAARGAKKVIVHIHLSTSEVFREVVFNMTEQETIELAVRCARLIRNLTKDSADPEMRQTEWTLEFTPENFQDTSLEFALEICEAVKAAWEPTEENKIIFNVAATVEVAMPNVFADQIEYFCTHISDREKVSVSLHNHNDRGCAVAATEMGQLAGADRVEGCLFSNGERTGNVDLVTLALNLYTQGVDPGIDFGNLNEVVDMVEELTKIPVHFRAPYAGKYTFCTFTGTHQDAIRKGYKSRARLEERSGPSAKWQMPYLPMDPADLGRKHEAIIRLNSQSGKGGIGWFVNEVFEVDMPRGLEVAFTRVVKSYSEEKGVEITHDIIEELFRSQYMLPKPESVQLLSCNLRTGKTCSARSNGVNGVNGMNGHAVSGANGVNDHPNGHANGKPKPNGKPAVHEHTKTVHLQANIAIQGVRQTISGSGDDILTSLVDAVRGLGFCFDVLDYKTEWQHHEGAGENDESTRRSAGFVKLVSGDKTAWGVGIQEDSILASLHAILSAAAKLE, from the exons ATGCACAATGGGCTGACTCAGGCGTGGCGAACTTCGGAAACCCTGTTTCCAAATCGGGAGGAAAGAG tGAAGAAGTACACCCCATTCCCAGCTTTGCATTTCCCAGAGCGGAAATGGCCCCAGAAAACGTTGACAAAGCCGCCGCGGTGGCTGTCAACCGACCTGAGAGATGGGAATCAGGCCTTGGTACAG CCTATGGATGGTGACGCCAAGCTTCGCTTCTTCCAGCATCTGGTCAAGTTTGGCTACAAGGAAATCGAAGTCTCGTACCCATCAGCCAGCCAGACCGAATTCGATTTCACCAGGCggctcatcaccaccggtgTAATCCCAGATGATGTCTGGATCCAAGTAATGGCTCCCTGCCGCGAGGAGCTGATCAGAACCACCATTGAGGCAGCAAGAGGCGCCAAGAAAGTGATCGTGCACATTCACCTTTCTACATCTGAAGTCTTCCGGGAGGTGGTCTTCAACATGACCGAACAAGAGACCATCGAGCTGGCCGTCCGATGTGCACGGTTGATTCGCAATCTCACCAAAGATTCAGCCGATCCGGAAATGCGGCAGACTGAGTGGACGCTGGAATTCACCCCCGAGAACTTTCAAGATACCTCCCTGGAATTTGCCCTGGAGATCTGTGAGGCAGTGAAGGCAGCCTGGGAACCGACAGAAGAGAACAAGATTATCTTCAACGTGGCAGCGACAGTCGAAGTAGCAATGCCCAATGTGTTTGCAGACCAAATCGAGTACTTCTGCACCCACATATCCGATCGGGAAAAGGTCAGCGTATCGCTGCATAATCACAATGATCGTGGCTGCGCTGTGGCCGCTACAGAAATGGGTCAGCTTGCCGGTGCGGATCGGGTGGAAGGCTGTCTATTTTCCAACGGAGAACGGACAGGCAATGTCGATTTGGTGACTCTCGCGCTGAACCTCTACACTCAGGGGGTGGACCCGGGCATTGACTTTGGCAACCTCAACGAAGTGGTCGACATGGTCGAAGAGCTCACCAAAATTCCGGTCCACTTTCGGGCACCATACGCTGGCAAATACACGTTCTGCACATTTACTGGCACCCACCAAGACGCCATACGCAAGGGCTACAAGTCCAGAGCCcgtttggaggagaggtcggGACCCTCAGCAAAATGGCAAATGCCATATCTTCCCATGGATCCTGCGGACTTGGGGAGGAAGCATGAAGCTATCATTCGCCTCAACTCTCAGAGTGGCAAAGGTGGTATTGGCTGGTTCGTGAATGAGGTCTTCGAGGTCGATATGCCAAGAGGCCTCGAGGTCGCCTTTACGAGGGTGGTCAAGAGCTACTCTGAAGAGAAGGGTGTTGAAATCACACATGATATCATTGAGGAACTTTTCAGGTCTCAGTACATGCTCCCAAAGCCAGAGAGTGTGCAGCTTCTGAGCTGCAATCTGAGAACCGGGAAGACTTGCAGTGCAAGATCCAACGGCGTAAACGGTGTCAACGGGATGAACGGCCACGCCGTCAGTGGCGCGAATGGCGTCAACGATCACCCCAACGGTCACGCCAACGGCAAACCAAAGCCCAACGGAAAGCCTGCTGTACATGAACATACCAAAACGGTACACCTGCAGGCCAATATTGCTATCCAAGGAGTCAGACAAACCATTTCTGGCTCAGGAGATGACATTTTAACAAGCCTGGTGGACGCTGTACGCGGTCTCGGCTTCTGCTTTGACGTGCTCGACTACAAAACGGAGTGGCAGCATCATGAAGGAGCGGGGGAGAATGACGAGTCGACACGGAGAAGCGCCGGCTTCGTCAAGCTGGTGTCAGGGGACAAAACCGCTTGGGGAGTGGGTATTCAGGAAGATTCAATCCTGGCATCATTACATGCA ATTTTGAGCGCAGCCGCAAAGCTGGAGTAG
- a CDS encoding putative NRPS-like protein biosynthetic cluster (EggNog:ENOG503NUND; antiSMASH:Cluster_1; SMCOG1002:AMP-dependent synthetase and ligase; COG:I), with product MDQLFSNTTSTMFSEDLQGVTFKAPPSPPLPDFNIGRLLDRQAQEYPERVAIVSRWQNSRVNYQELHKDCRDIANSLLHHGVRPGDHVIVLAGNTLEYAKLFFATGAIGAVFSIINPTFTTEEVMSAVELLEPTVIFVADRIGYRKNSGLLAELTQLKAQSPLIVRLPAVTAVETIAQGVVPWDEFLQRGSSHSQEDGLLAQYWAKSDPNDTFCVQFTSGTTGPRKAAMLSHRNLISNAWLVGNRLGYTPDDSTCCLAPLFHCFALICGIIAPIMYGGAAVIPSDVFLAGASLEALSEERCTVIHGVATMFQALLDHPDAAKYAPNFRLRTGIVAGSTLSRSWIKRLDEEFGFTGLAYGYGMTELSCMVFLTDPSRVSLLDDHTSVGTLLPHSYARVVDSELNVLPAGVPGELLIFGYLVFKGYYKNQAKTDQALVRDAQGRAWLRTGDLVSINAAGRCTIRGRVKDMIKRGGENIFPADVEAALEKHPGIAAAACIGIPDEYWGEIVGVFVKRESGSKLGERELKLWLRNKVAPHKMPERFFWLGDGGGIPDELPFNHTGKLMKGELRDIATALAKEK from the exons ATGGATCAGCTATTCTCAAATACGACCTCTACGATGTTCTCGGAAGACCTTCAGGGTGTCACGTTCAAGGCACCCCCGTCCCCACCGCTGCCGGATTTCAATATTGGCCGACTGCTGGACAGGCAAGCACAGGAATACCCGGAAAGAGTAGCGATTGTGTCTCGATGGCAGAACAGCCGTGTAAACTATCAAGAGCTACACAAAGATTGCCGGGATATTGCAAACAGCCTGCTACATCATGGCGTGCGTCCGGGTGACCATGTGATTGTCCTTGCGGGCAACACCCTCGAGTACGCTAAGCTGTTCTTCGCCACGGGTGCGATAGGTGCCGTattctccatcatcaacccgACATTTACTACAGAGGAGGTAATGTCTGCGGTGGAGCTTCTTG AGCCCACCGTTATTTTCGTCGCCGACAGGATCGGGTATCGCAAGAATAGTGGGCTTCTCGCAGAGCTCACGCAGCTCAAGGCGCAGAGTCCGCTCATTGTCCGGTTGCCGGCTGTTACAGCGGTTGAGACTATAGCTCAAGGGGTTGTTCCATGGGATGAATTTCTCCAGCGTGGCTCAAGCCATAGTCAAGAAGACGGCCTGCTGGCCCAGTATTGGGCAAAATCGGACCCGAATGACACATTTTGCGTGCAATTTACGAGTGGAACCACTGGTCCGAGAAAGGCGGCGATGTTATCACACCG GAACCTGATCAGCAACGCCTGGCTGGTGGGAAATCGGCTCGGATACACACCGGACGACTCTACCTGCTGCCTGGCGCCGCTATTTCACTGTTTTGCACTGATCTGTGGCATCATTGCACCTATCATGTATGGCGGCGCAGCTGTGATCCCGTCGGATGTCTTCCTCGCAGGCGCGAGCCTTGAGGCGCTTTCGGAAGAGAGGTGCACGGTGATCCACGGCGTGGCCACCATGTTTCAAGCCTTGCTGGACCATCCGGATGCTGCGAAATATGCACCTAACTTTCGTCTGCGGACTGGCATTGTGGCAGGTTCAACCCTCTCACGTAGTTGGATCAAGCGTCTCGATGAAGAGTTTGGGTTTACTGGACTTGCTTACGGTTACG GCATGACGGAGTTGTCCTGCATGGTATTTTTGACGGACCCGTCACGGGTGTCACTGCTTGACGATCACACTTCTGTGGGCACTCTGTTGCCGCACAGTTATGCTCGGGTTGTCGACAGCGAATTGAATGTGCTCCCTGCCGGTGTCCCTGGCGAGCTGCTCATTTTCGGATACCTTGTCTTCAAAGGATACTACAAGAACCAAGCGAAGACGGATCAAGCTTTGGTCCGTGATGCACAGGGTCGGGCTTGGTTGCGAACGGGCGATCTTGTGTCTATAAACGCAGCAGGTCGGTGCACTATCAGGGGAAGAGTCAAGGATATGATTAAACGAG GCGGAGAGAACATCTTCCCAGCAGATGTCGAGGCAGCTCTGGAGAAACATCCTGGTATTGCTGCGGCTGCTTGCATTGGCATTCCCGATGAGTACTGGGGTGAAATTGTGGGCGTGTTTGTCAAGCGTGAGTCTGGAAGCAAACTTGGCGAAAGAGAGCTCAAGCTTTGGCTCCGAAACAAGGTTGCTCCTCATAAGATGCCAGAACGGTTCTTTTGGCtcggagatggaggtggcaTCCCGGACGAGTTGCCTTTCAATCACACAGGCAAGCTGATGAAAGGTGAACTGCGTGACATTGCCACGGCATTGGCAAAGGAAAAGTGA